A genomic region of Antennarius striatus isolate MH-2024 chromosome 2, ASM4005453v1, whole genome shotgun sequence contains the following coding sequences:
- the si:ch73-217n20.1 gene encoding complement receptor type 1 isoform X1, which yields MRSLTWTVLVLSFVSFAAAQTPEKCGPPPEYPHVRLEGRFTAKQTFDRGDKVYYNCPEDSTPATGVRAAQCRDGTWTKVTLKCEKRSCGNAGNLPNGRFRYERSAHIGDRVFAVCNRGFSLKGPSFMTCKRTGWSGGVPRCEAGGPSCPAPAMGNAISSGGVSSSFRVGDQLTFTCPLGFRLHGAQSITCGPDGRWQAPPPQCLPLPEGTPPPDGEALGCGVPDTPGGGHAHLADRYASRTRFNPGDRVHYECDVGYVQVGGSRYRRCVDRKWTSQLIRCERRPCGSAGQIANGRFNYSGVEFGDTATAVCNEGHRLVGKATRNCLSRGWDGRLPVCEAVECGDPPEVTHAELVGQQEAYLYRSIAAYRCRAGVLRGPREIWCTRDGTWNAAPPTCEEVTCPPPNVPGAFWSGAYKATHQYRDTIFIECNHGYTRVGPGIITCGDDGRWSPGLPTCTQGGEISGLQRADSCRVSQQT from the exons ATGAGGAGCCTCACCTGGACCGTCCTGGTTTTATCCTTCGTGAGCTTCGCTGCAG CTCAGACCCCAGAGAAATGCGGCCCACCGCCCGAATACCCGCACGTCAGGCTGGAGGGCAGATTCACCGCCAAACAGACGTTCGACCGGGGGGATAAAGTTTATTATAACTGCCCCGAGGACTCCACACCGGCCACGGGGGTCCGGGCCGCGCAGTGCCGGGACGGGACGTGGACCAAAGTCACTCTGAAATGCGAAA AGAGGTCGTGTGGGAACGCCGGTAATCTACCGAACGGCCGGTTCCGGTACGAGCGGAGCGCCCACATCGGGGACCGGGTGTTCGCGGTGTGCAACCGGGG GTTCTCCCTGAAGGGGCCCAGCTTCATGACCTGTAAGAGGAccgggtggagtgggggggtccCCAGGTGTGAAG CGGGGGGGCCCtcctgccccgcccccgccATGGGGAACGCCATCAGCAGCGGGGGGGTTTCGTCCTCGTTCCGTGTGGGAGACCAGCTGACCTTCACCTGCCCCCTGGGGTTCCGTCTCCATGGCGCCCAGAGCATCACCTGTGGACCTGACGGCCGCTggcaggccccgccccctcagtgCCTGCCCCTCCCAGAGGGAACGCCACCACCTGATGGAgaag CGTTGGGGTGTGGAGTCCCGGACACCCCCGGGGGCGGCCACGCCCACCTGGCGGACAGGTACGCGAGCAGGACGCGGTTCAATCCTGGGGACAGGGTTCACTACGAGTGTGACGTCGGGTACGTCCAGGTGGGGGGCAGCAGGTACCGCAGGtgtgtggacaggaagtggaccagTCAGCTGATCCGGTGTGAAC GACGACCGTGCGGCTCCGCCGGACAGATCGCCAACGGACGCTTTAATTACAGCGGGGTGGAGTTTGGAGACACGGCGACGGCCGTCTGTAACGAGGG CCATCGTCTGGTTGGAAAGGCGACCAGGAACTGCCTGAGTCGAGGCTGGGACGGgcgacttcctgtctgtgaag CCGTGGAGTGTGGCGACCCCCCAGAGGTGACCCACGCGGAGCTGGTGGGCCAGCAGGAGGCCTACCTCTACCGGAGCATCGCCGCCTACCGCTGCAGGGCAGGAGTCCTCAGGGGCCCCAGAGAGATCTGGTGCACCAGGGATGGAACGTGGAACGCGGCTCCTCCAACATGTGAAG AAGTCACATGTCCACCTCCCAACGTGCCCGGCGCCTTCTGGTCTGGGGCGTATAAAGCGACGCACCAGTACAGGGACACCATCTTCATCGAGTGTAACCACGGCTACACAAGAGTCGGCCCAGGCATCATCACCTGTGGCGACGACGGCCGATGGAGCCCCGGCCTCCCCACATGCACACAGGGGGGTGAGATCTCTGGACTCCAAAGAGCGGATTCATGTCGTGTGTCACAGCAGACGTAA
- the si:ch73-217n20.1 gene encoding complement receptor type 1 isoform X2 — MRSLTWTVLVLSFVSFAAAQTPEKCGPPPEYPHVRLEGRFTAKQTFDRGDKVYYNCPEDSTPATGVRAAQCRDGTWTKVTLKCEKRSCGNAGNLPNGRFRYERSAHIGDRVFAVCNRGFSLKGPSFMTCKRTGWSGGVPRCEAGGPSCPAPAMGNAISSGGVSSSFRVGDQLTFTCPLGFRLHGAQSITCGPDGRWQAPPPQCLPLPEGTPPPDGEALGCGVPDTPGGGHAHLADRYASRTRFNPGDRVHYECDVGYVQVGGSRYRRCVDRKWTSQLIRCERRPCGSAGQIANGRFNYSGVEFGDTATAVCNEGHRLVGKATRNCLSRGWDGRLPVCEAVECGDPPEVTHAELVGQQEAYLYRSIAAYRCRAGVLRGPREIWCTRDGTWNAAPPTCEEVTCPPPNVPGAFWSGAYKATHQYRDTIFIECNHGYTRVGPGIITCGDDGRWSPGLPTCTQGAQPFNWRS, encoded by the exons ATGAGGAGCCTCACCTGGACCGTCCTGGTTTTATCCTTCGTGAGCTTCGCTGCAG CTCAGACCCCAGAGAAATGCGGCCCACCGCCCGAATACCCGCACGTCAGGCTGGAGGGCAGATTCACCGCCAAACAGACGTTCGACCGGGGGGATAAAGTTTATTATAACTGCCCCGAGGACTCCACACCGGCCACGGGGGTCCGGGCCGCGCAGTGCCGGGACGGGACGTGGACCAAAGTCACTCTGAAATGCGAAA AGAGGTCGTGTGGGAACGCCGGTAATCTACCGAACGGCCGGTTCCGGTACGAGCGGAGCGCCCACATCGGGGACCGGGTGTTCGCGGTGTGCAACCGGGG GTTCTCCCTGAAGGGGCCCAGCTTCATGACCTGTAAGAGGAccgggtggagtgggggggtccCCAGGTGTGAAG CGGGGGGGCCCtcctgccccgcccccgccATGGGGAACGCCATCAGCAGCGGGGGGGTTTCGTCCTCGTTCCGTGTGGGAGACCAGCTGACCTTCACCTGCCCCCTGGGGTTCCGTCTCCATGGCGCCCAGAGCATCACCTGTGGACCTGACGGCCGCTggcaggccccgccccctcagtgCCTGCCCCTCCCAGAGGGAACGCCACCACCTGATGGAgaag CGTTGGGGTGTGGAGTCCCGGACACCCCCGGGGGCGGCCACGCCCACCTGGCGGACAGGTACGCGAGCAGGACGCGGTTCAATCCTGGGGACAGGGTTCACTACGAGTGTGACGTCGGGTACGTCCAGGTGGGGGGCAGCAGGTACCGCAGGtgtgtggacaggaagtggaccagTCAGCTGATCCGGTGTGAAC GACGACCGTGCGGCTCCGCCGGACAGATCGCCAACGGACGCTTTAATTACAGCGGGGTGGAGTTTGGAGACACGGCGACGGCCGTCTGTAACGAGGG CCATCGTCTGGTTGGAAAGGCGACCAGGAACTGCCTGAGTCGAGGCTGGGACGGgcgacttcctgtctgtgaag CCGTGGAGTGTGGCGACCCCCCAGAGGTGACCCACGCGGAGCTGGTGGGCCAGCAGGAGGCCTACCTCTACCGGAGCATCGCCGCCTACCGCTGCAGGGCAGGAGTCCTCAGGGGCCCCAGAGAGATCTGGTGCACCAGGGATGGAACGTGGAACGCGGCTCCTCCAACATGTGAAG AAGTCACATGTCCACCTCCCAACGTGCCCGGCGCCTTCTGGTCTGGGGCGTATAAAGCGACGCACCAGTACAGGGACACCATCTTCATCGAGTGTAACCACGGCTACACAAGAGTCGGCCCAGGCATCATCACCTGTGGCGACGACGGCCGATGGAGCCCCGGCCTCCCCACATGCACACAGGGGG CGCAACCGTTCAACTGGAGGAGCTAA
- the si:ch73-217n20.1 gene encoding complement receptor type 2 isoform X3: MRSLTWTVLVLSFVSFAAAQTPEKCGPPPEYPHVRLEGRFTAKQTFDRGDKVYYNCPEDSTPATGVRAAQCRDGTWTKVTLKCETGGPSCPAPAMGNAISSGGVSSSFRVGDQLTFTCPLGFRLHGAQSITCGPDGRWQAPPPQCLPLPEGTPPPDGEALGCGVPDTPGGGHAHLADRYASRTRFNPGDRVHYECDVGYVQVGGSRYRRCVDRKWTSQLIRCERRPCGSAGQIANGRFNYSGVEFGDTATAVCNEGHRLVGKATRNCLSRGWDGRLPVCEAVECGDPPEVTHAELVGQQEAYLYRSIAAYRCRAGVLRGPREIWCTRDGTWNAAPPTCEEVTCPPPNVPGAFWSGAYKATHQYRDTIFIECNHGYTRVGPGIITCGDDGRWSPGLPTCTQGGEISGLQRADSCRVSQQT, encoded by the exons ATGAGGAGCCTCACCTGGACCGTCCTGGTTTTATCCTTCGTGAGCTTCGCTGCAG CTCAGACCCCAGAGAAATGCGGCCCACCGCCCGAATACCCGCACGTCAGGCTGGAGGGCAGATTCACCGCCAAACAGACGTTCGACCGGGGGGATAAAGTTTATTATAACTGCCCCGAGGACTCCACACCGGCCACGGGGGTCCGGGCCGCGCAGTGCCGGGACGGGACGTGGACCAAAGTCACTCTGAAATGCGAAA CGGGGGGGCCCtcctgccccgcccccgccATGGGGAACGCCATCAGCAGCGGGGGGGTTTCGTCCTCGTTCCGTGTGGGAGACCAGCTGACCTTCACCTGCCCCCTGGGGTTCCGTCTCCATGGCGCCCAGAGCATCACCTGTGGACCTGACGGCCGCTggcaggccccgccccctcagtgCCTGCCCCTCCCAGAGGGAACGCCACCACCTGATGGAgaag CGTTGGGGTGTGGAGTCCCGGACACCCCCGGGGGCGGCCACGCCCACCTGGCGGACAGGTACGCGAGCAGGACGCGGTTCAATCCTGGGGACAGGGTTCACTACGAGTGTGACGTCGGGTACGTCCAGGTGGGGGGCAGCAGGTACCGCAGGtgtgtggacaggaagtggaccagTCAGCTGATCCGGTGTGAAC GACGACCGTGCGGCTCCGCCGGACAGATCGCCAACGGACGCTTTAATTACAGCGGGGTGGAGTTTGGAGACACGGCGACGGCCGTCTGTAACGAGGG CCATCGTCTGGTTGGAAAGGCGACCAGGAACTGCCTGAGTCGAGGCTGGGACGGgcgacttcctgtctgtgaag CCGTGGAGTGTGGCGACCCCCCAGAGGTGACCCACGCGGAGCTGGTGGGCCAGCAGGAGGCCTACCTCTACCGGAGCATCGCCGCCTACCGCTGCAGGGCAGGAGTCCTCAGGGGCCCCAGAGAGATCTGGTGCACCAGGGATGGAACGTGGAACGCGGCTCCTCCAACATGTGAAG AAGTCACATGTCCACCTCCCAACGTGCCCGGCGCCTTCTGGTCTGGGGCGTATAAAGCGACGCACCAGTACAGGGACACCATCTTCATCGAGTGTAACCACGGCTACACAAGAGTCGGCCCAGGCATCATCACCTGTGGCGACGACGGCCGATGGAGCCCCGGCCTCCCCACATGCACACAGGGGGGTGAGATCTCTGGACTCCAAAGAGCGGATTCATGTCGTGTGTCACAGCAGACGTAA